The following proteins come from a genomic window of Gallalistipes aquisgranensis:
- a CDS encoding SusC/RagA family TonB-linked outer membrane protein: MERKCRRTFSGLVRMGTAVLLFMCVNLSAAHAQSAKQVTLNMQDVPLEKVIEEIKKQTGQNFLYTAALFQGVQPVSVRATDENWETVLERVLTQKSFTYNIKNGIVVITKRPYRTPSQTPLMAVKGKVVDTKGQPIPGATLFSQETYRGTTADNAGNFVLFLPKDATMFQASFVGMLTQYVKIEPGKEEYRIVLKENIGEIDDVVVTGYQTINRADMVGSYSKVKADDIKIGAYSTIDKMLQGQIAGMTVLNTSNRVGSSTSIEIRGTSTFLGNSSPLWVVDGIIQPEPLNLEGNASLMSELRTIIGNQVSWLNPADIESITVLKDASATAIYGSRASNGVIVITTKKATTDRVSVNYNGSVSITNRPNYGMFNMMNSQERMQITDEAINSGTRYQFEPIKQWNTYEGIIKMMNEGEISEAEYIARRRELETGNTDWLKLLTRRAVSHNHNVSVSGGTTKNNYRVSLSYTKENGQEIGNDNERYSANVALTNTLHKNVRLSAYMNGSVSNTSTFTGVNPFNYAISTSRAIPAYESDGSLAFYNARGSYRLNDQRDHFGYNVINERDNSGANTERKDYSFSLDLEWKIAPWLTYQLQGGMSISDLNAESYYLEKTNYIAKEFRGYDYNEFGPGTDEFRAAILPYGGQLYTNSVSQRSYNATNMLKFSKTFKADHRLNAMLGFELRSTTEKAISNTVWGYTPDRGNKLAMPTPLDELVPIGNGQIPSDWGVFNDLYSNLNPSWGYKPNVTNFVSYFATVAYSFKNRYVLNANIRNDMSNRFGQNVNKRFDPNYSFGLSWDAAQEPWIRNNAKWVDMLRLRATYGIQGNALTNRSNELILEYGTVDNLYQQFTNTIYQLPNYNLSWEKTTTWNLGLDMGLFRAVNVILEYYSRESNAIVTRDIPYLYGLSTMDVNGGIIKNRGVEATVEFFPINKKDLWLMVRLNASRNFNKAGDPVSTPTLYEFLNGSSSKILKAGYPVSGFWSFSYAGLSHEDGHPLFNLIDKETDVNMDPTEFLVYSGQSTPNFTGGLQIDFRYKSVLFSSNFSLLLGAKKRLPSPYDGFSDQGQMPSPEVNLSRDLLNRWKKPGDEAHTDIPGFITGSEYRYTLPNTNIMPWMQMWNYSDLRVVNGSFLRCQQLMLTWQMKDDWCKKLGLQRFQASFSVANPFVIASKRFDGFDPELPGQQVRARIFTFGLNIGF; the protein is encoded by the coding sequence ATGGAACGGAAATGCCGAAGGACTTTTTCCGGCCTCGTGAGGATGGGAACGGCGGTTCTGCTGTTCATGTGCGTCAATCTCTCCGCGGCACACGCCCAGTCGGCCAAACAGGTGACCCTGAACATGCAGGACGTGCCGCTCGAAAAGGTCATCGAAGAGATCAAAAAACAGACGGGCCAGAACTTCCTCTACACCGCCGCCCTCTTCCAGGGAGTGCAGCCGGTGAGCGTAAGGGCCACGGACGAAAACTGGGAAACGGTGCTCGAACGGGTACTCACCCAGAAAAGTTTCACCTACAACATCAAAAACGGCATCGTCGTCATTACCAAACGCCCCTACCGGACTCCGTCGCAGACCCCGCTCATGGCGGTCAAGGGCAAGGTGGTCGATACGAAAGGGCAGCCCATTCCGGGCGCGACCCTCTTTTCCCAGGAGACGTACCGCGGCACCACGGCCGACAACGCCGGCAATTTCGTCCTCTTCCTGCCCAAGGACGCCACCATGTTCCAGGCATCGTTCGTGGGCATGCTGACCCAGTACGTCAAGATCGAACCGGGCAAGGAGGAGTACCGCATCGTACTGAAGGAGAACATCGGGGAGATCGACGACGTGGTGGTGACCGGCTACCAGACGATCAACCGCGCCGACATGGTGGGTTCCTACTCCAAGGTCAAGGCGGACGACATCAAGATCGGGGCCTACTCCACCATCGACAAGATGCTCCAGGGCCAGATCGCCGGAATGACCGTACTCAACACGAGCAACCGGGTGGGAAGCTCCACGTCGATCGAGATCCGGGGCACTTCCACCTTTCTCGGCAACTCCTCGCCCCTGTGGGTCGTGGACGGCATCATCCAGCCCGAGCCGCTCAACCTGGAGGGAAACGCCTCGCTGATGAGCGAGCTGCGCACCATCATCGGCAACCAGGTGTCGTGGCTCAACCCCGCCGACATCGAAAGCATCACCGTCCTCAAGGACGCTTCGGCCACGGCCATCTACGGATCGAGAGCTTCGAACGGCGTGATCGTCATCACCACCAAAAAGGCCACCACCGACCGGGTGAGCGTCAACTACAACGGAAGCGTCTCGATCACCAACCGCCCCAACTACGGTATGTTCAACATGATGAACTCGCAGGAGCGCATGCAGATCACCGACGAGGCGATCAACAGCGGCACCAGGTACCAGTTCGAGCCCATCAAGCAGTGGAACACCTACGAAGGCATCATCAAGATGATGAACGAGGGGGAGATCTCGGAAGCGGAATACATCGCCCGCAGAAGGGAGCTCGAAACGGGCAACACCGACTGGCTCAAGCTCCTGACCCGCCGGGCCGTATCGCACAACCATAACGTCAGCGTATCGGGCGGAACCACCAAAAACAATTACCGGGTTTCGCTCAGCTACACGAAGGAGAACGGCCAGGAGATCGGCAACGACAACGAACGCTACTCCGCCAACGTGGCGCTGACCAATACGCTGCACAAAAACGTACGGCTCAGCGCCTACATGAACGGGAGCGTCAGCAACACCTCGACGTTCACCGGTGTGAACCCGTTCAATTACGCCATCTCCACCAGCCGCGCCATTCCCGCCTACGAAAGCGACGGGTCCCTGGCCTTCTACAACGCCCGCGGCTCATACCGGCTCAACGACCAACGGGACCACTTCGGCTACAACGTCATCAACGAACGGGACAACAGCGGCGCGAACACGGAACGCAAGGACTACTCCTTCTCCCTCGACCTGGAGTGGAAAATCGCCCCCTGGCTCACCTACCAGCTGCAGGGCGGCATGTCGATCAGCGATCTGAATGCCGAAAGCTACTACCTGGAAAAGACCAATTACATCGCCAAAGAGTTCCGGGGATACGACTACAACGAATTCGGACCGGGAACGGACGAGTTCAGGGCGGCCATACTGCCCTACGGAGGCCAGCTCTATACCAACAGCGTGTCGCAGCGCAGCTACAACGCCACCAACATGCTGAAATTCTCCAAAACGTTCAAGGCGGACCACCGGCTGAACGCCATGCTCGGCTTCGAGCTCCGTTCGACCACGGAAAAGGCCATTTCCAACACGGTATGGGGCTACACGCCCGACCGGGGCAACAAACTGGCCATGCCCACCCCGTTGGATGAACTGGTACCCATCGGAAACGGACAGATACCCTCGGACTGGGGAGTTTTCAACGACCTCTATTCGAACCTGAATCCGTCCTGGGGTTACAAACCGAACGTCACCAATTTCGTCTCCTACTTCGCCACCGTAGCCTATTCGTTCAAGAACCGCTACGTGCTGAACGCCAACATCCGCAACGACATGTCCAACCGGTTCGGACAGAACGTGAACAAGCGTTTCGACCCCAACTATTCGTTCGGACTGTCGTGGGACGCAGCCCAGGAGCCCTGGATCAGGAACAACGCCAAATGGGTGGACATGCTCCGCCTGCGCGCCACCTACGGCATCCAAGGCAACGCCCTGACCAACCGCAGCAACGAACTGATCCTCGAATACGGCACGGTCGACAACCTCTACCAGCAATTCACCAACACGATCTACCAGCTGCCCAACTACAACCTCTCCTGGGAGAAGACCACGACCTGGAACCTCGGTCTGGACATGGGGCTTTTCCGCGCGGTCAACGTGATCCTCGAGTACTATTCGAGGGAGTCGAACGCCATCGTAACGCGCGACATTCCCTATCTGTACGGCCTGTCCACGATGGACGTGAACGGCGGCATCATCAAGAACCGGGGCGTCGAAGCCACGGTGGAGTTCTTTCCCATCAACAAGAAGGACCTGTGGCTGATGGTCCGGCTGAACGCCTCGCGCAACTTCAACAAGGCGGGCGATCCGGTTTCGACCCCCACGCTCTACGAATTCCTCAACGGCAGCAGCAGCAAGATTCTTAAGGCGGGCTATCCCGTCTCCGGATTCTGGTCGTTCTCCTACGCAGGTCTGAGCCATGAGGACGGACATCCTCTGTTCAACCTGATCGACAAAGAGACGGACGTAAATATGGACCCCACGGAATTCCTCGTCTATTCCGGCCAGAGCACTCCCAACTTCACCGGAGGACTCCAGATCGACTTCCGTTACAAATCGGTCCTTTTCAGCAGCAACTTCTCCCTCCTGCTGGGAGCCAAAAAGCGTCTGCCCTCCCCCTACGACGGCTTCTCGGATCAGGGACAGATGCCCTCTCCGGAAGTCAACCTGAGCCGCGACCTGCTCAACCGGTGGAAAAAGCCGGGCGACGAGGCGCATACCGACATTCCGGGCTTCATCACCGGCAGCGAATACCGGTACACGCTGCCGAACACCAATATTATGCCCTGGATGCAGATGTGGAACTACTCCGACCTGCGGGTCGTGAACGGCTCGTTCCTGCGCTGCCAGCAGTTGATGCTGACCTGGCAGATGAAGGACGACTGGTGCAAGAAGCTGGGCCTCCAGCGATTCCAGGCCAGCTTCAGCGTGGCCAATCCCTTCGTGATCGCCAGCAAGCGCTTCGACGGATTCGACCCGGAGCTCCCCGGCCAGCAAGTCCGGGCCCGCATCTTCACCTTCGGTCTGAATATCGGATTCTAA
- a CDS encoding RNA polymerase sigma factor codes for MESPMDIFPISGLNDKDKGAWKVLFDHYYPALCNYVQHMLGDGESAKDIVQEIFVNIWKSDRRFVNERELTRYLYRACYNNTLIFLRNNNIRNGILEKIGAEQSASTEELYAVTLREEVLRQLYVHINNLSPEQRKVILLSIEGYSWEEIAQKLEVSVNTVKTHRSRAFKYLRSKMRNKMYLLLLW; via the coding sequence CATATTCCCCATATCCGGCCTGAACGACAAGGACAAAGGAGCCTGGAAGGTTCTTTTCGACCATTACTATCCGGCCTTGTGCAACTATGTCCAGCACATGCTCGGCGACGGGGAGAGCGCCAAGGACATCGTCCAGGAGATTTTCGTGAACATCTGGAAGTCCGACCGACGGTTCGTGAACGAACGCGAACTGACCCGATACCTGTACCGGGCGTGTTACAACAACACGCTGATCTTCCTGCGCAACAACAATATCCGCAACGGCATCCTCGAAAAAATCGGAGCCGAACAGTCCGCATCGACCGAAGAGCTCTATGCGGTCACCCTCCGCGAGGAGGTACTCCGCCAACTGTACGTCCACATCAACAACCTCTCCCCGGAACAGCGGAAAGTCATCCTGCTCAGCATCGAAGGCTACTCGTGGGAGGAGATCGCCCAAAAACTGGAGGTCAGCGTCAACACCGTCAAAACCCACCGCAGCCGGGCTTTCAAATACCTCCGGTCGAAAATGCGCAACAAAATGTATCTGTTGCTGCTCTGGTAA
- a CDS encoding FecR family protein, protein MNERFFDDAELLRKSLTGKLSPKEEARLNEMLGDPALKKVYGELHEKKFLDREWDRYAAFSPREGYLAFENRLLKERLRRTVRWTSAAAVLLVGLVSSALLLLTGEPRQELSRAEIIPPGSPKATLTLADGSRVDITPEQPTALQKDGVNILSEGGTLSYSVEEPTQSTVYHELKIPAGGEFHFVLGDGTQVWLNAGTILRYPAGMTGKERRLYLCGEAYFDVKKDGRRFLVDTEAGTIEVLGTEFGVTGYADEDRLTTTLLTGKIRFTTRNGDSIHLSPGEQIVTLNDGRTLKQQVNVEEFVGWKDGLYVFREKPLKEIMNTFERWYNVSVVYADEAIGERRFTGNVRRYDNINVFLEALSATREVGYRIEGSTIELTTI, encoded by the coding sequence ATGAATGAACGATTTTTCGACGACGCGGAACTGCTGCGGAAATCCCTGACGGGGAAACTCTCCCCGAAGGAAGAGGCACGCCTGAACGAAATGCTCGGCGACCCGGCCCTGAAAAAGGTGTACGGAGAACTGCACGAGAAAAAATTCCTCGACAGGGAGTGGGACCGCTATGCCGCCTTCTCCCCCCGGGAAGGGTATCTCGCTTTCGAAAACCGGCTCCTGAAGGAGCGGCTCCGCCGGACAGTCCGATGGACTTCGGCCGCCGCCGTCCTGCTGGTCGGCCTCGTCTCCTCCGCGCTGTTGCTGCTCACGGGCGAACCCCGGCAGGAACTCTCCCGCGCCGAAATCATACCGCCAGGATCTCCCAAAGCCACGCTGACGCTGGCCGACGGCAGCCGCGTGGACATCACGCCCGAACAGCCGACCGCCCTGCAGAAAGACGGGGTGAACATTCTCTCGGAGGGAGGCACCCTCTCCTATTCGGTCGAGGAGCCGACACAGAGCACCGTATACCATGAACTGAAAATTCCCGCCGGCGGAGAGTTCCACTTCGTGCTGGGCGACGGCACGCAGGTGTGGCTGAACGCCGGGACGATCCTCCGATATCCGGCCGGCATGACCGGAAAGGAGCGCAGGCTCTATCTCTGCGGCGAAGCCTATTTCGATGTCAAGAAAGACGGGCGTCGTTTTCTGGTCGACACGGAAGCCGGAACGATCGAAGTACTCGGAACGGAGTTCGGAGTGACGGGATATGCCGACGAAGACCGCCTCACCACCACCCTGTTGACGGGAAAGATACGGTTCACCACCCGCAACGGCGATTCGATCCACCTCTCGCCCGGCGAACAGATCGTCACACTGAACGACGGCCGGACCCTGAAACAGCAGGTGAACGTCGAGGAGTTCGTGGGCTGGAAAGACGGTCTCTACGTCTTCCGGGAAAAACCGCTGAAAGAGATCATGAACACGTTCGAACGCTGGTACAACGTTTCGGTCGTATATGCCGACGAGGCGATCGGAGAGAGGCGTTTCACGGGGAACGTCCGCCGGTACGACAACATCAACGTGTTCCTGGAGGCTCTGAGCGCCACCCGCGAAGTGGGCTACCGGATCGAGGGATCGACCATCGAACTGACGACCATATAA